One window of Nostoc sp. C052 genomic DNA carries:
- the map gene encoding type I methionyl aminopeptidase — translation MNIFSNLLSQTTQPATAKKQRRGIEIKSPREIEIMRQSALIVATVLKEIAELVKPGMTTADLDTYAEKRIREMGATPSFKGYHGFPGSICSSINNEAVHGIPSPKKVIRVGDVLKVDTGAYYQGFHGDSCISIAVGEVTQEAAKLIRVAEEALYKGIEQVKAGVYLLDLAGAIEDHVKANGFSIVEEFTGHGVGRNLHEEPSVFNYRTREMPNVKLRAGMTLAIEPILNAGSRHTRTLSDRWTAVTMDNSLSAQFEHTVLVTETGYEILTDRSKV, via the coding sequence ATGAACATTTTCAGTAACTTACTTTCTCAAACAACTCAGCCTGCAACTGCAAAAAAACAGCGCCGAGGAATTGAAATTAAATCGCCGCGTGAAATTGAAATCATGCGGCAATCAGCATTAATTGTGGCAACTGTCTTAAAAGAAATTGCCGAGCTAGTAAAGCCAGGAATGACAACGGCTGATTTAGATACTTATGCCGAAAAACGTATCCGTGAAATGGGTGCGACACCGAGTTTTAAAGGATATCACGGTTTTCCTGGTTCTATTTGCTCCAGTATTAATAATGAAGCAGTACACGGTATTCCTAGTCCCAAGAAAGTGATTCGCGTCGGTGATGTATTAAAAGTAGATACGGGCGCTTATTACCAAGGTTTTCATGGTGATTCTTGCATTTCAATTGCTGTTGGTGAAGTGACACAAGAAGCTGCAAAATTAATTCGCGTAGCAGAAGAAGCTTTATATAAAGGTATTGAACAGGTTAAGGCTGGTGTATACCTGCTTGACTTAGCTGGAGCAATTGAAGACCATGTGAAAGCTAACGGTTTTAGTATAGTGGAAGAGTTCACTGGACACGGTGTCGGTCGTAATCTGCACGAAGAACCTTCAGTATTTAACTATCGTACTCGTGAGATGCCAAATGTTAAACTCCGTGCGGGAATGACGCTGGCAATTGAGCCAATTTTAAATGCAGGTTCTAGACACACGCGGACATTATCTGACCGTTGGACAGCAGTCACTATGGATAATTCTTTGTCGGCTCAGTTTGAGCATACAGTTTTGGTGACAGAGACAGGTTATGAGATTTTAACTGACCGTTCTAAGGTGTAA